A stretch of Acidimicrobiales bacterium DNA encodes these proteins:
- a CDS encoding DNA-formamidopyrimidine glycosylase family protein: MPELPEITAHAERLADNWLGAELTAFRPLHLTALKTYAPRPDDAYGRALTGTGHRGKYLYLHFDDLTFVIHLMQGGRLRPDPKQAKKPRGGMARWVFADGGALLLTEAGTEHKAGVWLVAGDPEGQEPVDHLGPDATSMSRDDLAAALASENTRVHGFLRDQRRIAGIGRLLSNEILWTAKLSPFAMTKKLPADDIHRLHDAMQSVIRHHIEFERTLDDIGKSADRPSAVHHRIGFPCQDCDDEVRSVEYRRYTVAYCPTCQTGGKELADNTTSKFLK; this comes from the coding sequence ATGCCGGAGTTGCCGGAGATCACCGCCCACGCCGAACGGCTGGCGGACAACTGGTTGGGGGCCGAGCTGACGGCCTTCCGTCCGCTCCACCTGACCGCGCTCAAGACCTACGCACCCCGCCCCGACGACGCGTACGGCCGCGCCCTGACGGGGACGGGGCACCGCGGAAAGTACCTCTACCTGCACTTCGACGACCTGACCTTCGTCATCCATCTCATGCAGGGTGGCCGCCTCCGGCCGGACCCCAAGCAGGCGAAGAAGCCCCGCGGCGGTATGGCCCGCTGGGTCTTCGCCGACGGCGGCGCCCTGTTGCTGACCGAGGCCGGCACGGAGCACAAGGCCGGTGTCTGGCTCGTGGCCGGTGACCCCGAGGGCCAGGAGCCGGTCGATCATCTCGGCCCGGACGCGACGTCGATGAGCCGTGACGACCTGGCGGCGGCGCTGGCGTCCGAGAACACCCGCGTCCACGGTTTCCTGCGCGATCAGCGCCGCATCGCCGGGATCGGCCGGCTGCTGTCGAACGAGATCCTCTGGACCGCGAAGCTCTCGCCGTTCGCCATGACGAAGAAGCTTCCCGCCGACGACATCCACCGGCTCCACGACGCGATGCAGTCCGTCATTCGGCACCACATCGAGTTCGAACGCACGCTCGACGACATCGGGAAGTCGGCGGACCGACCGAGCGCGGTGCACCACCGGATCGGCTTTCCGTGCCAGGACTGCGACGACGAGGTCCGCTCCGTGGAGTACCGGCGCTACACGGTGGCGTACTGCCCGACGTGTCAGACGGGCGGCAAGGAGCTGGCGGACAACACCACGAGCAAGTTCCTCAAGTAG